The Bacteroidota bacterium DNA window AGTAGCGCCTAGTCGCGCGGGCGCAGCCGTTCGAGTGGTGTCGTTTCGCCTGTCGGCATGACGAGGTTGACGCGGTCCGGCCCGATGACCTCGTAGCGTGCAACCTCCCAGAGTTCGAGGCGTCCCGTGGGGAGGTCCACCGGGTCCTGATCGTCGGCAAACAGGAGGAAGTCGCCGAGCGCTCGGAAGGGGCGCGGGTCTTCAAAGCCGACGCGCAGGGTGCCGTCCTCGCTGAAAACGAAGGCAAGGTCGATGGTCACGCCCGCGTCGTCGGTGACGTAGACGACCCAGGTGCCGAGGAGCGAGCCGGGCGTCGTGGTCGGCCGCGAACGCCGGTACATCGTCGAGCCGTAGGCGGTGCTCGTAGTGAGGCGGTCACCCTCCACGATCACGTCGACCAGCACATCGCCGATGCGAAGCTGCGCGCCCTCGCGCTCGTAGCGCGTGGTGGTGGTCGCAGCTTGCAAGCCCTCTGCCTGATCGTCCTCCCACACCGACGTCTCCGTCAGCGCCGAGTCGGACACGACGAGGTAGCGGTAGTAGATCGTCTGCGCGAGAACGCCGCCGCCCGCGTCATCGGGGAGTGGCGTCTCGATGACGGTCGTGCTGTCGTTGACCCACTCACCGTGCATCGCCGCCAGCGAGTCGGGTGGGCTCGCCGCGGCCAGCAGCGTCAGGGCGAGGCTGAGGAGCATAGGCTACGCCTCGTAGGCTTCCATCGGGGGGCAGGTGCAGACCACGTTGCGGTCGCCGAAGGCGTTGTCCACGCGGCCGACCGTCGGCCAGAACTTCGCCGTGCGGGTCCACGGAGCCGGGTAGGCGGCCTGCTCGCGGGTGTAGGGCCGGTCCCACTCCGTCGCCGTCACGACGGCCGCCGTGTGCGGGGCGTGCTTGAGCGCGCTCTGCTCCGCGTCGACCACGCCGAGCTCGATCTCCTGGATCTCGCTGCGGATCGCGATCATCGCGTCACAGAAACGGTCGAGTTCGTCCTTCGTCTCCGACTCGGTCGGCTCGACCATCAGCGTGCCGGTCACGGGCCAACTCATCGTCGGGGCGTGGTAGCCGTAGTCCATGAGCCGCTTGGCGATGTCCTCGGAACTGATGCCTGCCTCGCCGAAGGGGCGCGTGTCGAGGATGAACTCGTGCGCGACCGTGCCACCAGGACCGCGGTAGAGCACGTCGTAGTGCCCTTCGAGGCGCTTGGCCATGTAGTTGGCGTTCAGGATCGCGCGGCGCGTGGCCTCGGTCAGGCCCTCGGCGCCCATCATGCGGATGTAGGCCCACGAGATGAGCAGGATCGAGGCGCTGCCGTAGGGGGCCGCCGCGACGGGCCCGATGGCCTGGTCGCCGCCCGTGGCGATGACCGGGTGGCCGGGGAGGAACGGAGCCAACTCCGCCGTCACGCCGATGGGACCCATGCCGGGGCCGCCGCCGCCGTGCGGGATGGCGAACGTCTTGTGCAGGTTGAGGTGGCACACGTCCATCCCGAAGTCGCCCGGGCGGCAGAGGCCGACCTGCGCGTTCATGTTCGCCCCGTCCATGTAGACGCGCCCGCCGCGCTCGTGGACGATGGCGCTCATCTCCTTGATCGTCGGCTCGAAGACGCCGTGCGTCGAGGGGTAGGTCACCATCAGCGCCGCGAGGTTGTCGGCGTGGGCGTCCGCCTTCGCGCGGAGGTCGTCGAGGTCCACGTTGCCGTCCTCGTCGGACTGCACCACGACTACGTCCATGCCACACATCACCGCCGAAGCGGGGTTGGTGCCGTGCGCGCTCGACGGGATGAGGCAGACCGTGCGGTGCGCGTCGCCGTTCGCCAGGTGGAAGGCGCGGATCGTGAGGAGGCCGGTGTATTCGCCCATCGCGCCCGAGTTAGGCTGCAGCGATACGGCGTCGAAGCCCGTGATCTCGCAGAGCGCGTCGTGCAGCTCGTCGATCATCGCGTGGTAGCCCTGTGCCTGCTCAGTCGGCGCGAAGGGGTGGAGGTTGGAGAAGCCGCGCATCGTGACCGGCATCATCTCGGCGGTCGCGTTGAGCTTCATCGTGCACGAGCCCAGCGGGATCATGCTGTGCGCGAGGGAGAGGTCCTTGTTCTCCAGCCGCTTGAGGTAGCGCAGCATCTCGTGCTCGGCGTGGTAGGCCGAGAACGTCGGGTGCGTGAGGTAGTCCGTCGTGCGCGGCTTGGCCCCGGCGTAGGTGCCCTCTGCGAGCACGTCG harbors:
- the gcvP gene encoding aminomethyl-transferring glycine dehydrogenase is translated as MNTPTALAHPDRFDRRHNASDDAAVQAMLDAIGVNSLDALVDAAVPDAIRLGRAMDLPPTLSEHALLGEAQRLADHNEVFRSYIGMGYHGTLTPPVILRNMFENPGWYTQYTPYQAEIAQGRLEALLNYQTMVSDLTGLEIANASLLDEGTAAAEAMSMFFGQLRGKRSTFLVHDRCHPQTVSVVQMRAEPLGINVVVADPADFDALLSERGDDVFGVLLQYPDTDGQIHDFAALAEQVHAQKAFVAVATDLLALTLIEAPGVWGADVAVGNSQRFGVPMGYGGPHAAFFACTDKFKRKIPGRLIGVSRDANGDTALRMTLQTREQHIRREKATSNICTAQVLLANIAGMYAVYHGPDGLRAIAEHVHRATKTLAAALDQLGIEVLTTDYFDTLRVRTGDATARILDLAATQFRINLRDFGDGTLGVALDETVTLDDLEDLVSLLHAGGERQVFAADVLAEGTYAGAKPRTTDYLTHPTFSAYHAEHEMLRYLKRLENKDLSLAHSMIPLGSCTMKLNATAEMMPVTMRGFSNLHPFAPTEQAQGYHAMIDELHDALCEITGFDAVSLQPNSGAMGEYTGLLTIRAFHLANGDAHRTVCLIPSSAHGTNPASAVMCGMDVVVVQSDEDGNVDLDDLRAKADAHADNLAALMVTYPSTHGVFEPTIKEMSAIVHERGGRVYMDGANMNAQVGLCRPGDFGMDVCHLNLHKTFAIPHGGGGPGMGPIGVTAELAPFLPGHPVIATGGDQAIGPVAAAPYGSASILLISWAYIRMMGAEGLTEATRRAILNANYMAKRLEGHYDVLYRGPGGTVAHEFILDTRPFGEAGISSEDIAKRLMDYGYHAPTMSWPVTGTLMVEPTESETKDELDRFCDAMIAIRSEIQEIELGVVDAEQSALKHAPHTAAVVTATEWDRPYTREQAAYPAPWTRTAKFWPTVGRVDNAFGDRNVVCTCPPMEAYEA